The following is a genomic window from Verrucomicrobiia bacterium.
TCCGCTCTTCTGGCCGGATGTTCCCACGGGTGAAGCCGGTTACATGCATCGAGTGGCAGTGCGACGCCAGTTCGCCGGTGGAGAAGTGTCACTGGATTTGTTTCATTGGGCACTTTGGAAAACCGCTGACCTAAACCTCCGCTACCTCCGCCTCGATTGCGAAGCCTCCCGCCCCAAGCTGCGTGCCGTTTACGAAAAGTTCGGCTTCAAAAATCGAACATCCTGTTAAGCTCGCCAAGTTCCCCGTCATCGGTATCCACTGTCATAACCTAGTATGATGCGCTTATTCTTGTAAGTAATGAGGTTTGTCCGGTTGGTTTAGGCCAAGTGAAAACAGGTCGAGAATGAACATTTAGGTTTTCACCTGTCCGAAAAGTTGGCACTGTCTGGTCAACCGATAATGAACAGGTCAATCCGCTTTTTTTTAGTCGTGATGGGCGTTGTTTTGGGGGCAGCGTTGTTTGGGATATTGACACGCCCCATTGGTTTCCTTGCGGCTTTTTGGCCTGCGAATGCAGTCCTGCTCGGACTCTTCATCCGTAAGCCGCACCTTGCGGCTGTCCCTGGCTGGGTGGGGGCCATCACCGGATTTCTGCTGGCCGACCTGCTTACGGGCAGCCAGTTGCTCGTCACCGTGCTGCTCTCTTCGGCCAATTTGGCTACGGTGCTGGTTGGTTGCTTGCTCTATCACCGGTTAAGTGAGGAAGACCGGCGCTTGGAGCGGCCTGTTTCAGTTCTATATCTGCTGCTTATCTCTGCTGTAGCCTCGCTCGCTTCGGCCTTGGTGGGCTGTAGTGTGTCACCGATATTGTTTGGTAATTCGTGGTTGGATGGGCTGGATCATTGGTTTTCCACGGAGTTGGCCAATACGGTGGTGATCTTGCCCGTGATGTTGACGGCCAAGCGCAGTTGGATCATCGACCACCTTCGTCGCTTTTCCCACTACCGGTTAAAGGATGTAGCTCCGATTTTAGTTTTGCTGATATCAATCACGGCGGCTCATGTAGTAGGTGGACCGGGAGCGGTTGCTTTTCCGGAACCGGCGTTGCTGTGGTGTGCGGTCAGCTACGGAGTTTTCGCCAATGCCGTGCTTCTGCTGCTGGTTTCCGTGTGGGCCATGATGGCCGTTTCTTCCGGGGCATTGCATGTTCCCTTGTCCACTGATTACTTGGATTCCATCAACTCTGCCCGTTTGGGCATCATGTTCCTCGCCTTGGGACCGTTGACCGTGGCCAGTATCAATGCCGCGCGTAATCGCTTGCTGGAACGGGAACGCCAGACCGCAAAGGATCTGGCGCAAGCACTGGCCGCAGCAGAAGCCGCCAAACATGCGAAGAGTGAGTTTCTCGCCACGATGAGCCATGAGATCCGCACTCCCATGAATGGCATAGTGGGCATGTCGAACATGCTCGTGGAAACGCTGCTCAATGCCGATCAGCAGGAGATGGCGCGCGTGGTGAAGCAGAGCGCCACCAGCCTGCTCACCATCATCAATGACATCCTCGATGTCTCGCGCATGGAGGCGGGCAAACTGGCTATCACGCCGATCGCTTTTCGTGCCGGTCAATTGGTCACAGAAAGCCTCGCCGTGCTGGCACCGGTCGCCGACGCCAAGAAATTGCGTCTCTCCATCTCGATTGATCCCGCGCTGAACACGACCTTATGGGGAGATGACAGCCGCATCCGCCAGGTGCTGCTGAATCTCACGGGGAACGCCATAAAATTCACCGCTCAAGGTGTTGTGGCAGTGACGGCGCAAAGAACTGGTGGAACGGCAACGCACACTGCGCTTCGCATCACGGTGAAGGATACCGGCATCGGTATCCCTGACGCGGTGCAGGCAAAATTATTTCAGCCCTTTGAGCAGGCAGATGGCAGTGTCACCCGCAAGTTTGGCGGCACGGGTCTGGGGCTTTCCATCTCGCGACGGCTCGTTGAATTGATGGGTGGCCAGATCGGCTTCAACAGCACTCCGGGCAAGGGTTCTGAATTTTGGTTCACGTTGGAGTTGGAGAATCGCGCGGCTGTCAGCGCACCGCAAACCGCGCCTTTGTTTGCCAAGCCCACGTGTGCCCTTCGCTTGCTGGTAGTGGATGACAACGAGATCAATCAAGCAGTGGCCAAACGGCTGCTGGCCACCATGGGGCATGAGGCGGACATCGTGGGGGATGGCGAGATCGCACTCACGCATCTCACCCAGCGGGCCTATGATGCCGTGCTGATGGATTGCCTGATGCCAGGGATGGATGGCTATGAAACCACGCGCCGAATCCGCTCTGGACATCTGCCAGTTTTGAATCCCAAGATCCGTGTCATCGCCCTGACCGCCTCCGCCATGGCGGATGACCGGGAGCGGTGCTATCAGGCCGGGATGGATGACTTCGTCAGCAAGCCTATCGGGTTTCAGGAAATTCAAGCGGCGCTGGAACGGGTGGGATTTGGTGTAACGGCAGCAGATCCGGCGTCGTCTCCAGCTGTGGAACCTGCGCTGGAATTACTGGATGGCAAAGTGATCAACGAGCTGTACAAGTTATCACGTGAGGACGAGCCTTCATTGGTTCATCATCTCCTTAAATTATTTATCCAGACGGTACCTGAAAAGCTCGAACAACTCGGTTGTGCGATGTCTTCACGAGATGCCGACAATGTTCACAAGATCGCCCACTTGGTGGCCGGGAGCAGCGTCACCGTGGGAGCGAGACCGATGGCCAGACTGCTCAAAGAGATAGAAGTCGCGGTCAAAAACAACCATTGGTCCCTGGCGGAAAGATGCCTCGGCGATCTCAAAAGCACATGGTCGCTGACCTATAAACGCATCCTGGCCGAAATGACTCCCTCAAATGAAAATACTGAGCGTAGAAGATAATCCGCTGGCGCAACTGGTCGTCGCCACCACCTTGAAATCACTGGGCCATGAGGTGGTGCAAACGGATGATGGCGAGGAAGCCTGGAACATCCTCGGGGCAGACCATGGCATCCGTGCCGTAGTTTGCGACTGGCGCCTGCCCAGGCTGGATGGCCTGGATCTTTGCCGCCGTGTGCGCAAGGAAAGGAACGATTACATCAGTTTCATTCTGCTCACGCAGGAACATGCATTGCGGGAGAATCTTCAAGATGCCAGCGCTGCCGGAGTGGATAATTTCTTGAGCAAACCGGTGGATGCTTGCCAGTTGGAGCTGTGCTTGAATACCGCCGCCCGCGTGGTTGATTTTACTTCGGAGAACAAATCATCGTCGGGTCTGCTGCCCATCTGCAGCTATTGTAAAAAGATCCGGGATGGGAAAGACCGCTGGCATCAGATGGAGCATTATCTTTCCTGCGGATTCAATCTGCGCTTCAGCCACAGCATATGCCCGGTTTGCATGGACAAGCATGTTGAGCCTGAACTGAAGCGGCTGGGCATGTGAGATGGTCCGCCTGCGGCCCTTAAACTTATTTCTGGCGTAGCCGGCAGGAAGGTGCTTCAGTTTGCGCCATGAAATCCCTCCTCCGTGCCTTGGGCGCTCTGGTTGCGTTGGCTTGTGTTTCGTTTTCCTCTCTGGCTTTGGCTGCGGACGTCGATCCATTTGATCAATCTAAGGTGCCATTGGAAGTTGATACGACCGATACGAAGCTGACGAAGATCGTGTTGCTGGCGGGCACGCCGAGCAATAAATCGGGCCAGCATGAATACTTTGCAGGCTGCGCGCTGATGATGGATCTGCTGAAGCAGACGAAGGGTGTGCACGTGGTGATGGCGCGGGATGGCTGGCCGAAGAATGAGGCGATCTTCAAGAATGCGAAGGCGGTGGTTTACTTCGGCGACGGCGGTGGCAAGCAACCGTTTCTGGAACCGGCGAAGTGGAAGATCATTGAGGACCTCATGAAGGAGAAGGCGGGCTTGGTGCTGATGCATCAGGGTGTAGATTTCCCGATGGGACCGGAGAAAAACATCATGGGCTGGCTGGGCGGAATATTCCTGAAAGACATCGGATGCCGCGGGCATTGGGACATGGATTTTCCGGAGATCGGCAAGCATGCGGTGCTGGGCGGCGTGAAGCCGTTCAAACTGGCGGGCGATGGCTGGCTCTACAATATGCACTTCGCTGACAAAGGAGTGACACCTCTCTTGAGCGGGGCGGTGCCGGACAAGTCTCGTTCTTCGGCGGATGCGAAGAAGTATAACGGTCGCGCGGAGGTGATGGCTTGGGCGTATGAACGACCTGAGGGCGGTCGCGGGTTTGCCTTCACGGGTGCGGATTTGCACAAGAACTGGGCGGAAGAGAGCCAGCGCAAGCTGGTGGTGAACGGGATCTTGTGGTCGGCAGGATTGAAGATTCCGCAGGAGGGTGCGCCGGTGGCTTTTGATTCGGCGAATCTACAGCGGAATCTGGATAAGAAGGATGCGCCTGCACCGGCGGCGAAGAAGGCGGCGGAGAAGAAGTGATGTCTGTCAGTTACGTTGGTAAGAGAAAATTGTGTATGACCATGGAGAGGATAAAAGCGGAGTTGGCGACTCTGTCAGATGATGAACTGAAGGAGATATTGAGGTTCCTGTCGGATTTGCGTGAACAGCATGAAAGACAGAAGGATTGATCGCTTCGGTGACGAAAGCTGAACAAGAATACTTTGCAGTCTTAGGTCACGGTAAAACCACTTTTCCGGGTGGCACCGTCTCGATTTTGCCCAAGGGCGAAAGTTTCACCGCTGCTTCGGAATAGCTCAGCGATTTCCCATAGCTCACACCATACGTCACGGTTTTTTCGTGGGGTGTTTGGGTTGTTTCGGTGAAGGTAGTGGGTGAAGTGCTTTGCGTGCCGAAATTGTAATACCAGTTCTCAGCGCCATCGTTGCTGCGCTCGATGCGCAGAGGTGGACCGAACTTCGCGCGCAATTCCTCACGGGTCATGCCCACGCGCATCGGTGTGTCTATGACCAAGGGTTCGGAAGTGGTGGAACATCCGGTCACGAGAATCACAAGCAGGATTAGCGGAAGAATAGTTTTCATGGGCTTAATTCCATTATACCACGCGCAAACTAACCGCGGATATAAAAATACTGCACAGCGGCAAACAGCCAGAACATCACGATTCCAGTTGCTGCTGCTGATAAAACCATCGCCAGCCGGTTTCCTGCGCGACCTAGCTTTTGGGCGGTGACATATAGCAGGACGATGGCGACGAACTCGAAAGCTGCGAACCAAGGGTGGATACGCACCAAGACGGATGCCATGATCATGCTGATGAAGAAGGCGAGAATCGCGGCTGCGAGATAAAGAATGTCCGAGAGCGTCGCGGGCTTGCGCTCATTGGAATCAATTTCTTCGGTCTCCTTCATCGAATTGTCCCGACATAATAGATAATCTTTATGTCTCCATCAACTCCTTCAACTTCGCTAAATCCTTCTCCACCATTCCGCGATCACGCGCAAAATCCGCATCTGACATCGTTGGCAGTCGGAACAGTGTGAAAGTTACTACGCAACCGCCCTGTCCATTATCCAACACGCGCATGGGGGAATAGACGATGTTGCCCGGTGCGATGGTCACGTAATGATCGGCTACACGGAATTCATTTCGTGTCACGAATCGCACAGGAAATTCGCCATCGGCCGTCCCCATCATCCACTCGTTCTTGCCGACTTTGCGCATGGATTTGCAGAAAGCCCAGCGCGGCATATTCTCGGCGTTCAGGATAAACTCATAAACCTTATCCGCTGCACAATGGATGCTCGTCGATAAAGTCACAGCTTCTGTGTTCATGATCTACTATCGCCTCGCTCTTCGCACTTTGCACCTCGCCCCTGCTCAATGGGGGAACACTTCACTCAACGAGCTCTTAAACCGTCGATGCATCACCGCGAACAGGATTGCCGTCGGTAAGATGGTGATTGTTGAGGCCGCCATCAGCACGGCGAAGGGGAAGCGCAAGCTGCTGCCAAACAATCCTGCGAGGGCGAGTGGCAAAGTCTGCTTCTCCTGTGTGCTGAGGACGAGCATCGGGATGAGGTGCTCGTGCCATGAGAGGATGAACTGGATGAGGCCGAAGCTCAGCAGGGCGGACCAGCACAGCGGCAGTAGCGTCCAATACACGCGGAACTCGGAGAGGCCTGCGAGTCGTGAGGCTTCCACCAATTCACGCGGCATCTGGCGGAACACTTGCGTGAAATAGAGGATGCCCAAACCACTCACCACACCCGGCAGGATCACGCCCCACGTCGAATCGATCATCTTCAACTGGTTCAGCCAGCTAAACAGCGGGATCGCCAGCGCCTGTTGCGGCAGCACGATGACCATGAGCGATACGACGAAGAGCAACCCTTGAAAACGGAAGCGATGTTGCGCGAACACATAGCCCGCGAGCGAGGTGAGGAATACCGTGCCGATCGCCTGCGCAAACGCCACCAGCACGGAATTCGCGAACACGCGCCAGAAGGGGATGAGGTCGCCTTGGAACAGTTGCTTGTAGTAGGCGAAGTTCCAGGCGCCCGGCAGCAATTGCAACGGCTTGAATATCTCTTTGTTATCCTTGAACGCCGAGCAGAACATCCACACGAACGGGTAGATGAAGAGGATGCCCGCGACGAGCAGAAGTATCGTGGCGACCCAGGAAGTTTTCTCAGAAGGCAGCAGAGTTTTTTTCATGCCGCCCTCCCTCGGAACCATCGCGGTCCCATCATCGCCAGCCACAGCAAGGCCAATAACACTGGTGCGACCATCAAGCACATCGCGGCAGCGGTGCCGAAATTACCGAACGTGAACGCCTGTTGATAGCTGTAAGACACGAGCAGCAATCCGGCATCTGCCGTCCCCCCACTGCCGCCTAGGAGCATGTAAGCTCCGGAGAACATCGCGAACGCGTCCACCACCAGATAGACCGCGCAGAAGAGCACGACCGGCTGCAAGAGCGGCAGCGTCACTTGCTTGAATACCTTCCGACGATTGTTCGTTTCCAGATACGCCGCCTCATAGAGCGACTTGGGAATCGCCTCCATGCCCGCGAGGAAAAAGAACGTCACGAAGCCCGTCCAGCGCCACACCGTCTGCAATACCAGCGCGGGCATGATGAAGTTCGGATCTTTCAGCCAGTTGATCGGTTTGGCATTGAGATGCAGATGAAACAGATCATTGATAAAGCCCTCGCGGCTGAAAGGCATGATGAAGAGATTATTCAGCAAACCTTCCTTGCCGTGGAACACCAACAAGAAGAGGAGTGCTAACACCGCAGGCGGAGTTAGTCCCGGCAGCAACAACATGAATGTGAGCGCGGGGCGAACCTTCTTCCACGAGGATTGCAACCAATACGCCAGCAACGCAGAGAGCGGCAGGATGATCAGGATGCACGCTGCTGTGTATTTGATATTATTGCGTATGGCCTTCTCAAATTTCGGATCGTGCCGCAGCTCCTGATAATGCTGCGCGCCCACATACTCCGCCTCTTCCATCAGCGTATTGCTATGCAGACTGAGGCGCAATCCGCCGACGAGTGGCATCACCCAGAAGAAAACGAAAAAGGCAAAGAACGGCAGCAAGAGCAGATACGGCGCTCCTTTCCCCCGCAGCCAATATGTTTTCCAATCACCCATTCTTTGGACCGCGACTGTGTGCTTGGAGCACCAGTCGCAGCGGGCACGACAGTATAGGAGCGTTCCGAAATGTTTTAGGCGGCTGTGCCTGTTTCCCGTGCTGCGGCTGGTCTAGCGACACAGCCGCGCTCCAAGATACGCCTACTTCTTCTTGTCCTTCTCCGCTGGTGGTGGACCATCTTTCCCGCCGCCCGGAGGTCCGCCTGCTTTGCTCAAGCCTTCACGCATCTGCTTCACCGCTTCCTTCGCGTCGATCTGGCCATACATGAAGGACGAGAAGATGCCTTCCTGGAACATGAACACCGCCATCGGCCGTTTCGGATTCATCGCCACCGGCGGCACGGAAGGCGCGAGGTCCACGAGCAATTGACCGAACGGCTCGTTGTTGAAAAACGCCACCGGTTCCAGCAAGCGCTCGTCTTTCCATGCCGGTTTGTAGGCGGTGAAGCTGTTGCCCTTCGTGAAGCGCAACGCATTCGCTTCCTTGTCCTTCATCACGAATTCCATGAAGCCCCAGGACTCGTCCACCTTCTTGCTGTTCTTGTAGATCATCAGGCCCTGACCGGCGAAGGTCGAGGTGCGGCGGCCCAGTTTGCCGTCCTTGCCCTTCCACGCGGGCAGCGGCATCACGCCCCATTTACCAGAGAGGTCGGAGCTGAACTGCTGGATCATATCGAGACCGTACCAATCCGCACCGATCACGCAGAATACTTCACCATTCGCCACATCTCCGCTGAAGAACACGGGATCAAAGATCGACGCGCGATCCGGCGTGATGGCGATATGTTTTTCCTGCAAATCTTTCAGGAAACGCAACGTATCCGTGGCCAGTTCTTCATCGGGCAACACCTTGCCATCTTTATCGAACCAATCGCTGCCGCGCTGACGCAGGAGGATTTCGAAGTAAGATGGATCCAGCGCGAGCATGGCCTGGCCCTTCTTGCCAAGTTCTTCGCCCACGCGCAGGAAGTCATCCCACGTGGCGATGTCTTCCGGCGCCACGTAATGCTTCTGCATGATGTCCGTGCGGTAATACATCACCATGGCGCTGAGCGATTGCGGCACGCCATACGTCTTGCCCTGATAGGCGAAGAGCGAGAGGCGATTCGGCACGATGTCCTTATCCAGCCCGGCTTTCTTGATGCGATCGCTCAATTCCACGAACGGCACCTCGCCATTCAGATACATGCCGAAGAGCACTTCATCGAGCTGCACGATGTCCGGCGGGTTCACTCCCGTCTTGATCGCCACGGCCAGCTTGTCCGGCATCTCGCGGAAACCGTAGGCGCGGATGTTCGCCTCGAAATCCTTGTGGCCCTTCTCCTTGTAGAGGCGGACCATGTCCTCGTAATAGACCTTGTCCTGGAAGGAGCTGATCCAGATCTCCAAGGGGGCGGTGATACCGCGCACCGGCAGCAATGCCAGACCTGCGACCGCCAACAATACGACTCGTGCCAATCCAAATGCTTTCATGAAATCGTGCTAATTTTGCGCCAAGACTGCCCCGCAGGCAATTGGCGATTTAATCCGTAGTGGGGCAGGCGCCTTCGCCTGCCAATAGTCGGACAGGCGCCGCCGCCTGTCGCATGTTTCTATTGAATCAGACGCCCGGGCCCGCCATTCGTTCAACCATAACTTCGCCCGATACCCCGTCAAAGACCATGGCCCGATCCGCCGGAATCCGTACCGGCATCACCTGACCGGGGGCAAACATGCTCTCCACCGGAGCACGCGCCGTGAAAGGAACGCCCTGATAGGTGAAGTGTAAGAGATTTTCATGCCCCAAAGGCTCGCAAAGATCCATCGTGGCTTCCCAACTGCGCCCACCCGTGCCGATATTCGCACCAAGGAGAACATGCTCCGGGCGGAAGCCGATGACCATGTCCTTCCCCACATACGGCATCACCTTGATGGCCAATTCCCAGCCGATATCCACCCGCAACCGTTCCTCGCTACCTTTCACGGCGACCAACAGTTCCCGCCCACCCGCATGTACAATGCCCCGGATGAGATTCATACCCGGACTGCCGAGGAACCCCGCCACGAACGCGCTCTTCGGCTGCTGATATATCTCCAGTGGCGTGCCCGTCTGCACCACCTTGCCACCATTCATGATGCACAGGCGTTGGCCCAGCGTCATCGCCTCCGTCTGATCATGCGTCACCAAGATCATCGTGGCCCCGAGCCGCCGATGCAATCGCGCCAGTTCCGCACGCGTCTCGGCGCGCAGTTGCGCATCCAGATTCGAGAGTGGTTCATCCAGCAGGAAGACCTTCGGCTCGCGCACAATCGCCCGGCCCAGCGCCACGCGTTGACGCTGACCACCGGAGAGCGCGATCGGTTTGCGCTCCAACAAGTCTTCCAGCTTCAGCAGTTGCGCCGCGGCTTGCACACGCTGCTTTGTCTCGCGATTCGTGATCTTCCGGAATTGCAGGCCGAACGCCATGTTCTCATACACCGTGAGATGCGGGAACAGCGCGTAATTCTGGAACACCATCGCCACCTCGCGATCGGCAGGAGGGAAGTCATTCACCACGCGGTCACTGATGCTGATGGAGCCGTTATCTAGCGTCTCCAATCCCGCAATGAGCCGCAGCAAGGTGGATTTCCCACAACCCGATGGCCCCACAAGCACGAGGAATTCTCCCTCGGCGACCTCCAGCGATACGTTATCCGCCGCACGCACCTCGCGTCCGCGTGGGTCGCGGAACTTCTTGCTCACGTTATGGAGGCTGACGGCAGACATCGTTTATTTCGGTGCTCCCGGCTCTTTCTTCGGCAACGGCTTCGCGGCGGCCAGGTCTTCCGCGATGTAGCGTGTGACATTCTTCAGGTCCTCATCGCTCAATCCCATCACGGCCAGCCGCATGACATTGCCCTCGGCATCCTGCGGGTGCTTCCCCCGGAGGCCGGACTTGAACTTGCGGAGCTGGTCCAGTTGAAACCAATCCTCCAACGTGTTCAAGGGCGGGGATTTAGCCTCCGCCTTGCCCTCGGCTTTCGGCCCATGACAATTGATGCACTGGAGGTAAATCAGTTTACCCCGCTGCTTGTCCCCCTTCACGATTAGTAAGTGCGATTGCGGCGGCAGGCTGGCGATGTGTTCCGCCACGCGCTGGATCTCCGCATCCACCTGCACGATGCTTTCCCCCGCCGCCATGAGCACCTCGGACTTGTTCGTGGGGTTGCTCCCGCGGACTTTATCCCGGAATTTCTTCAACTGCAGCTCCACCGCCCAAGCCGGTAAACCATCGATGATCGGCCCCCGTTGCATCTCCTTCGTGCTGTGGCACAGGAGGCAAGATGCATAAATCTCGCCACCCGTTCGCGCGGTTTCGACCTGTTTCAACGGGGGAATGGGCGATTTCGAGGCTGTCGAGCAGCCCCCCAGCAGCATTGGCATGGTTCCGGCTATGAAGCAGAAGCCTGTTAAAGCAGCGACCCGGGTAACAGTCATTTTGTGTCGTGCGAGGAGGGTAGCTGCAGAATGAGAGCGAAGCAATGCAGCGAATGACAACGACCATGGCCGCCGGTTTTTCCGTCAACCCATGGCAAACTTTGGCCGACCGATTGGACACCAACCGCAAACCGGGTTTACCTTCCGAGGTGACCCTGCAAGAAGCCACCCTATCGGAGACGCTCAATCCGTACTCGCGCCGCGTGCACGAGGCCTTCATGGCCGCGCTGCCCTTGCTGGGCGACTTCGCGCACATGGATAACAGCCCCGGCGCACCCGAAGGTTCCCTCATCATCCGCGTGCCCCAGAGCATGAAGCCGCAGGAACCCGGTCTCTACATCTCCACCGACGTGCAGGAGATCACCGTCGGCTTCCGCGCCTGCTACGTGCACTTCATGGATTACGAACACACCGGCTCCGATGAACACATCGACCGCGCCATCGCCTACACCCGCGATGTCATGGAAGACCGCATCGTCATCAAGAAATGGTACCGCCACGGCATCCTCTGCGGCTCCAGCCTCGATACCCCCAGCGTGCTGCCCTCCCCATCCAAGAGCGGCATCACAACGGTGGAGATGATCTCCTGGACCGGCAGCCAAGATAAGACCGTAACCGTCCCAGCAGCGGCATAATTCCTTGGACCGCGGCTGTGTCCGCCGAGGACCAGCCGCAGCGGGAGCATCTCGATAGTGAGGTTCTAAATATTTTACGCCTCACTTCTCCCCCATCTCTGAACGTTGGAAGTTCAAAGTTGAACGTTGGACGTTTTCCCTAATGAATGCCCGCCGGTGCAACCGGCTTTCTTCATTCTCAATTCATAATTCATCATTCCCTTTGAGTCGCCTTCCCATCTCGTCCGGTCAATGTGACACTCCGCGATAGCATCCTGTCCTGCGGCACTCTAGCCACCAGTCCACACCTCCCGAATCCGACCCTCGCCAGCCACTTCAGTTAACCAGTATATGGACTCAGACTTACATTTCCCTCTCTTCCAATATGGAAGCCGAACTTCGGCATGGAGGAGAGGGCTAGGGAGAGGAGGCATTTAACACCACTTTTCCCCATCTGTGTTTATCTGTGTCCATCTGTGGTTAAACAGAGAACCTATGTCAAAGAGCAATGAAACCACCCGACCCTTGTGCCGTATCGTGTTCTCCCTCCCTACGATTGAGAGTTCAAATTCAGCAGATGTCCAAAACCCGGCTGGTTCCGCAGTGGCTACTAGAGATTCCCCGGTCACATCACACCTGGACTGACCGACGTCCCATTCACCCTCCAGCTTACGAGCCCCAATCCACCCGCCCGCTACACCCACATATCCTAACTGAGACTGACGCTTTTCTCCTCCCTCTCTTCCAACGATAGTTGGAGGAGAGGGCCGGGGAGAGGAGGCACTTAACCTTTCGCACCTCGAACTTCTCACCTCGTCCTTCCCATAATGGTTCCATAAGGATCGTCATCTCCCCGCCAACGCAGGACACAACTGCACCTATGCGTGCCTAAAAACAGCACAATGCACCATCATGCTTGATGACCTTGAGGATTTTTCGGGGCTGCCTGTCGCTCTGAAAGAGCCCAACCACCGCTCCTCTCCTTTACCGACAACGAGTTGTCAGCAAGAAAATTTTACTATGAAACCATTCAACATCAATCGCTTTTTCTGAAAATCCCTTTCAAATCTCCTAATCTGCTGTCGCTCAGGAAATTGCACTCAAAGAATTTTTAAAAACATTTGAGCAAACTCCTCAATACTCCTTCTCAAACTGCGGATGCACCCATAGAAACTCTTGTCGTTTATTCTGAACCCGCACCAGACCCAGCTTCGCATAGCTCGGATCCTTTTCCTTCAGCATTGTGTGAAGCTGTCGTAGGACTGCACCACGTGCCGTCATGCCCTTGACCGCAGGCAACCCCGGATCCTCCAATCCATCTGCATCTTCCAACGTTTTCTCGCCACCTTCCAGCACGGATTCCACGCACTTCTGGCCGAAATCCAATTGATTCTCCATCGCCTTATACGCCGTCTCATCCATCCCCAGCTTCAACTGCGCAGACGCCACTGGTAGTACCAAGCTTGTAACCGTAGCAATAGTCTTCAACACCGGCGCCGCCTTAACAAACCAATCGCGCGGAATCTCAAACTCATAAACGCCCAATGTCGTATCACCTTTAGTAGCCGCATTAAGAAACGGCAATGGCTGGCGGCTATGCTCGCACCAGAGTGTCAGTTGGAACTTTTGTGCCAGCCAGTTCGGACGATCTAAGAATCCCGCATCCACCGGTTGAAGACTAAATAATCGCGGCCCTTCCTTAGCCTCATCCAACAACGTCTGCATCAAACCTGAGTAAGCCGCCTCAACCTTGCCGATGAGCTCCTTGTTAGCAGCATCAAGATGATCAAAACGTCCAAGCACTCGCACCTGCTGTGCTGACAACTGCATACGGATGCTACCCAACGTCTGTAAAATGGTTGCGAGGTTCGCCACCAATTCATCCAACGGATTTGGGCGAGCTGCAGGGGCATTGCCCAGCAATTGTTCAACGCTCTGCCATTCGTTGCAGATCGGGCACGGCACCTCGGGACGTCCGCGTTTTTTATTCTCAAGCAGCTTCCCTACTTCAAATAGCCCCATGCATGGTTCACCTTTCGTCTTTGGGGCA
Proteins encoded in this region:
- a CDS encoding sugar ABC transporter permease, producing MGDWKTYWLRGKGAPYLLLLPFFAFFVFFWVMPLVGGLRLSLHSNTLMEEAEYVGAQHYQELRHDPKFEKAIRNNIKYTAACILIILPLSALLAYWLQSSWKKVRPALTFMLLLPGLTPPAVLALLFLLVFHGKEGLLNNLFIMPFSREGFINDLFHLHLNAKPINWLKDPNFIMPALVLQTVWRWTGFVTFFFLAGMEAIPKSLYEAAYLETNNRRKVFKQVTLPLLQPVVLFCAVYLVVDAFAMFSGAYMLLGGSGGTADAGLLLVSYSYQQAFTFGNFGTAAAMCLMVAPVLLALLWLAMMGPRWFRGRAA
- a CDS encoding extracellular solute-binding protein, producing MKAFGLARVVLLAVAGLALLPVRGITAPLEIWISSFQDKVYYEDMVRLYKEKGHKDFEANIRAYGFREMPDKLAVAIKTGVNPPDIVQLDEVLFGMYLNGEVPFVELSDRIKKAGLDKDIVPNRLSLFAYQGKTYGVPQSLSAMVMYYRTDIMQKHYVAPEDIATWDDFLRVGEELGKKGQAMLALDPSYFEILLRQRGSDWFDKDGKVLPDEELATDTLRFLKDLQEKHIAITPDRASIFDPVFFSGDVANGEVFCVIGADWYGLDMIQQFSSDLSGKWGVMPLPAWKGKDGKLGRRTSTFAGQGLMIYKNSKKVDESWGFMEFVMKDKEANALRFTKGNSFTAYKPAWKDERLLEPVAFFNNEPFGQLLVDLAPSVPPVAMNPKRPMAVFMFQEGIFSSFMYGQIDAKEAVKQMREGLSKAGGPPGGGKDGPPPAEKDKKK
- the ugpC gene encoding sn-glycerol-3-phosphate ABC transporter ATP-binding protein UgpC; amino-acid sequence: MSAVSLHNVSKKFRDPRGREVRAADNVSLEVAEGEFLVLVGPSGCGKSTLLRLIAGLETLDNGSISISDRVVNDFPPADREVAMVFQNYALFPHLTVYENMAFGLQFRKITNRETKQRVQAAAQLLKLEDLLERKPIALSGGQRQRVALGRAIVREPKVFLLDEPLSNLDAQLRAETRAELARLHRRLGATMILVTHDQTEAMTLGQRLCIMNGGKVVQTGTPLEIYQQPKSAFVAGFLGSPGMNLIRGIVHAGGRELLVAVKGSEERLRVDIGWELAIKVMPYVGKDMVIGFRPEHVLLGANIGTGGRSWEATMDLCEPLGHENLLHFTYQGVPFTARAPVESMFAPGQVMPVRIPADRAMVFDGVSGEVMVERMAGPGV
- a CDS encoding c-type cytochrome is translated as MPMLLGGCSTASKSPIPPLKQVETARTGGEIYASCLLCHSTKEMQRGPIIDGLPAWAVELQLKKFRDKVRGSNPTNKSEVLMAAGESIVQVDAEIQRVAEHIASLPPQSHLLIVKGDKQRGKLIYLQCINCHGPKAEGKAEAKSPPLNTLEDWFQLDQLRKFKSGLRGKHPQDAEGNVMRLAVMGLSDEDLKNVTRYIAEDLAAAKPLPKKEPGAPK